The Deltaproteobacteria bacterium genome includes a region encoding these proteins:
- a CDS encoding nitroreductase family protein produces MIEYLYDKCNSCLLCVEDCVAGCLRELDGKPAVVEEAMCNRCSHCVAVCPRGAIIHRGLDAEQVRRVNRKKLAPDVYAEIVRSRRSVRRYDEEPVDRAVIEEILDLARYSPTSSNDQHLEYIVVTDRALLKKVSDNLFGMGKAVYRASQNGPGRAVYSAVKMAGPLKVISRYLDAMGYYVAVADATGRDYILHNAPVLIMVLAPKSAPFGCDNANIAAANITNHAHALGLGTCYIGFLTLALKYNPLLRKILGIPRGKKVFASLVMGHPKYRHGATTSRKPAVITWKDAT; encoded by the coding sequence ATGATTGAGTATCTTTACGATAAGTGCAATTCCTGCCTCCTGTGCGTGGAAGACTGCGTGGCCGGGTGCCTGAGGGAGCTTGACGGAAAGCCCGCAGTGGTGGAAGAGGCCATGTGCAACCGCTGCTCCCATTGCGTGGCTGTCTGCCCGCGAGGGGCCATTATTCACCGGGGGCTCGACGCCGAGCAGGTGCGCAGGGTGAACCGCAAAAAGCTAGCGCCCGACGTGTACGCCGAGATAGTGCGCTCCCGAAGGAGCGTGCGCAGGTACGACGAAGAGCCCGTGGACCGGGCGGTTATCGAGGAAATCCTGGACCTTGCCCGGTACTCGCCCACCTCGTCCAACGATCAGCACCTGGAATACATTGTGGTGACGGACCGGGCGCTTCTGAAAAAGGTCTCGGACAACCTTTTCGGCATGGGAAAGGCCGTTTACCGGGCTTCCCAAAACGGCCCGGGCAGGGCGGTCTACTCTGCGGTAAAAATGGCCGGGCCGCTCAAAGTCATCTCCCGCTACCTGGATGCCATGGGCTACTACGTGGCGGTGGCCGACGCAACGGGCCGGGATTACATCCTGCATAACGCTCCCGTGCTCATAATGGTGCTGGCCCCCAAAAGCGCGCCCTTCGGCTGCGACAACGCCAACATCGCCGCCGCCAACATAACCAACCACGCCCACGCCCTTGGGCTTGGAACCTGCTACATCGGCTTTCTGACCCTGGCCCTCAAATACAATCCCTTACTGAGAAAGATTCTGGGGATTCCAAGGGGGAAAAAGGTTTTCGCAAGCCTTGTGATGGGGCATCCCAAGTATCGCCACGGGGCGACAACCAGCAGGAAGCCCGCAGTGATCACCTGGAAAGACGCCACATGA
- a CDS encoding DUF169 domain-containing protein produces the protein MKPEILEKLPEFLETLGLTDEPVGIFFTDTMPDKAITPASLPLPTARREREQAVDWREIFGNFSCSIGLIRRARMKKRPAVFDAEHFGCPGCAFWMGFLKPQTETIIHYVSSGIPDAMEGEFYQKSPDVLRKIFSDIDPPPAPARHCVVKPLSLFEPGEDPLLVAFFTRPEVLCGLHQLAGFATGDPLCVASPWSAACGSLVAWPMKFLAQRTPKAVLGGWDPSARKFFETDELSFTVPFDMFRKMLGSYQGSFLGRPTWGLVKKKIDRSRRAWSKKEDDGPAEA, from the coding sequence ATGAAGCCCGAAATCCTGGAAAAACTCCCCGAATTCCTGGAAACCCTGGGCCTGACCGACGAGCCTGTGGGCATTTTCTTCACCGACACCATGCCCGATAAGGCCATCACCCCCGCGTCCCTTCCCCTTCCCACCGCCCGGAGGGAGCGGGAGCAGGCAGTGGACTGGCGGGAAATTTTCGGCAACTTTTCCTGCTCAATCGGCCTCATCCGGCGGGCCAGGATGAAAAAGCGCCCGGCGGTCTTCGACGCAGAGCACTTCGGTTGCCCCGGCTGCGCTTTCTGGATGGGCTTTTTAAAGCCCCAGACCGAAACCATAATCCACTACGTGTCTTCGGGCATTCCGGACGCGATGGAAGGCGAGTTCTACCAGAAATCCCCGGACGTTCTGCGCAAGATTTTCAGCGATATCGACCCGCCTCCGGCCCCGGCCCGGCACTGCGTGGTAAAGCCGCTCTCCCTTTTCGAGCCCGGCGAAGACCCCCTTCTGGTCGCCTTTTTCACGCGCCCCGAAGTCCTCTGCGGCCTTCACCAGCTTGCGGGCTTCGCCACCGGCGACCCGCTCTGCGTGGCCTCCCCCTGGTCGGCGGCCTGCGGAAGCCTTGTGGCATGGCCCATGAAATTTCTGGCCCAACGAACCCCCAAGGCCGTCCTTGGCGGCTGGGACCCTTCGGCCCGCAAGTTTTTCGAGACCGACGAGCTGAGTTTCACGGTTCCCTTCGACATGTTCCGAAAAATGCTGGGCTCTTACCAGGGCTCCTTTCTTGGCCGCCCCACCTGGGGCCTCGTGAAAAAGAAAATCGACAGGAGCCGCCGGGCCTGGTCGAAAAAAGAGGATGACGGGCCTGCCGAAGCCTGA
- a CDS encoding aldehyde ferredoxin oxidoreductase family protein: MSSQFSAYMGRILDVDLSTGLIGEYPVSDRDREQFLGGRFLAARILWDALKPGIDALSPENVLVVTTSPLTGSGAPSSSRYNISAKSPQTGSIGHSNSGGSFGIHLKRAGYDGVVVRGRAKKPVYLDITENGVAIKDASKIWGKDTQAAQEAIMEESGRGGTMAIGIAGENLVPFATVVSQERSHGRTGMGAVMGSKNLKGMAAHGKLKVSIAEPEKFSAVVKDWMSLIKGHPATGDLVPKYGTAYFVNVLSKKNALPTYNFRQGSFEGAEKISGERLADEFMTKNFGCVTCPIRCGRQVEIDGKPVKGPEFEILCLMGSNLGVSDLPAIIKWNRDLDLLGMDSISTGNVLGFACELNEKGMWDNGLKFGDVEAFDKMLPLMAKREGVGADLSLGTRELSRKYGGADFAAQVKGLEIPAYEPRAAAGHALGYAVSGRGACHLDGGYMIYFEISGPLTLDPLHFRSKPGWVVLDQNLLAAIGAGGNCLFTSWTALPAPVFKLPPHKRLSKAVAHAMTAVWPAIDYTLSLPPFMMPIDLPMLPHTKALRLATGMKMNLGRFLEVGNRGHTLERMLNLREGVGMEADTLPKRFLTEELVPGDKKTVVQLPKMRAKYYKLRGWDENGIPTQKTLKKLGLEFAMK; encoded by the coding sequence GTGTCCAGCCAATTTTCCGCCTATATGGGGCGTATCCTCGACGTTGATCTTTCAACCGGCCTTATCGGCGAATACCCGGTGAGCGACCGGGACCGCGAGCAGTTCCTTGGGGGGCGCTTCCTGGCCGCGCGAATCCTTTGGGACGCCTTGAAGCCCGGAATCGACGCCCTTTCCCCCGAAAACGTGCTGGTGGTGACCACATCTCCCCTGACCGGAAGCGGCGCCCCCTCGTCCTCCCGCTACAACATTTCGGCCAAGAGCCCCCAGACAGGCTCCATCGGCCATTCAAACTCAGGCGGCAGTTTCGGCATCCACTTGAAGCGCGCGGGTTACGACGGCGTGGTGGTGCGCGGAAGGGCCAAAAAACCGGTCTATCTGGACATCACCGAAAACGGCGTGGCCATAAAGGACGCCTCCAAAATCTGGGGCAAAGACACCCAGGCGGCCCAGGAAGCCATTATGGAGGAAAGTGGCAGGGGTGGGACCATGGCTATAGGCATCGCGGGCGAAAACCTCGTGCCCTTCGCCACGGTGGTCTCCCAGGAGCGCAGCCACGGGCGCACGGGCATGGGCGCGGTGATGGGCTCCAAGAACCTGAAGGGCATGGCGGCGCACGGCAAGCTGAAGGTGAGCATCGCCGAGCCGGAAAAGTTTTCCGCCGTGGTGAAGGACTGGATGAGCCTCATCAAGGGCCACCCCGCCACCGGCGACCTGGTTCCGAAGTACGGAACCGCCTATTTCGTGAACGTGCTTTCCAAAAAAAACGCACTGCCCACCTATAACTTCCGCCAGGGCAGTTTCGAGGGCGCGGAAAAAATTTCCGGCGAGCGCCTGGCCGACGAGTTCATGACAAAAAATTTCGGCTGCGTCACCTGCCCCATACGCTGCGGCAGGCAGGTGGAGATCGACGGAAAACCCGTGAAAGGCCCGGAGTTCGAGATTCTCTGCCTCATGGGATCGAATCTCGGCGTATCCGACCTTCCGGCCATAATAAAATGGAACCGGGACTTAGACCTTCTGGGCATGGATTCCATTTCAACCGGAAACGTCTTAGGCTTTGCCTGCGAGCTGAACGAAAAAGGCATGTGGGACAACGGGCTTAAATTCGGCGACGTGGAAGCCTTTGACAAAATGCTTCCCCTCATGGCGAAAAGGGAGGGGGTCGGCGCGGACTTGAGCTTAGGAACGCGGGAGCTTTCCAGAAAATACGGCGGGGCAGATTTCGCGGCCCAGGTGAAGGGCCTGGAAATACCCGCCTACGAGCCAAGGGCGGCGGCGGGCCACGCCCTTGGCTACGCCGTTTCCGGGCGCGGGGCCTGCCATCTGGACGGCGGATACATGATCTATTTCGAGATTTCGGGGCCGCTTACCCTGGACCCGCTCCATTTCAGGTCCAAGCCCGGCTGGGTGGTTCTGGACCAGAACCTGCTGGCGGCCATTGGCGCGGGCGGCAACTGCCTTTTCACCTCCTGGACCGCGCTTCCGGCCCCGGTCTTCAAGCTGCCGCCCCACAAGAGGCTTTCAAAGGCCGTGGCCCACGCAATGACGGCGGTCTGGCCGGCCATCGACTATACTCTCTCACTTCCGCCCTTCATGATGCCCATCGACCTTCCCATGTTGCCCCATACCAAGGCCTTAAGGCTCGCCACGGGAATGAAGATGAACCTTGGACGCTTCCTTGAGGTGGGCAACCGGGGCCACACACTGGAGCGCATGTTGAACCTCAGGGAAGGGGTGGGCATGGAGGCCGACACCCTCCCCAAGCGCTTCCTCACCGAAGAACTGGTCCCCGGCGACAAAAAGACCGTGGTGCAGCTTCCCAAGATGAGGGCCAAATATTACAAATTGAGGGGATGGGACGAAAACGGAATCCCCACCCAAAAGACCCTCAAAAAGCTGGGCCTGGAATTTGCCATGAAATAG
- a CDS encoding DUF1178 family protein, producing the protein MIVFDLACEDGHRFEGWFADVAGCDRELSEGLVSCPVCGNALVTRIPSTFGIKGAARSEGPPTLPNPMEMLKRISDMVKANFDNVGSNFATEALKIHYGVSEPRNIRGSSTQAEEKMLKDEGVEFLKVPVLSPKDTDA; encoded by the coding sequence ATGATCGTTTTCGATCTTGCCTGTGAAGACGGACATCGCTTCGAGGGCTGGTTCGCGGACGTGGCCGGATGCGACCGCGAGCTTTCGGAGGGCCTCGTTTCGTGCCCGGTCTGCGGAAACGCCCTCGTGACGCGCATTCCCTCCACTTTCGGCATAAAGGGCGCGGCCCGCTCCGAAGGCCCGCCGACTCTCCCCAACCCCATGGAAATGCTGAAACGCATCTCGGACATGGTGAAGGCGAACTTCGACAACGTGGGCTCAAACTTCGCCACCGAGGCCCTAAAAATCCACTACGGAGTGTCCGAACCCCGCAACATTCGTGGCTCAAGCACCCAGGCCGAGGAAAAAATGCTGAAGGACGAGGGCGTTGAATTTCTGAAGGTGCCGGTTTTGTCGCCGAAAGACACGGACGCCTGA